A window of Purpureocillium takamizusanense chromosome 13, complete sequence genomic DNA:
AATTCTTCTTACATGTCGTGTAAACGAACAACCCTGCCGTCAGGGCTTTTGTACGGATTCGTTATCAGTCGTCAGGCGAGGCATATTTGTCGGCACTCTTGTAATGAGCTATTATTCGCCAACGTCTTTGCGTATGCTGGGCAAACTCTAGCCCGTCGAATCCTTTTGTGTCACTCTTAGGCACGAGTGATTGTCAAATGCGGCAAAAGTGATAGCGGGGGAAAGGTACGTTTGACTCGGTCCGCGCCTTGCTATTGTTGCCCCTGTCATAACACACTTGAGTGACCTTAGCAGTGACGATGAGATGGCGTCTCATGCAGCGTGTCGAGGCGGGGTTACAAACGATACTGGTATAATTTTAACTTCATGTGTAGCCAATTACGCATCATAAAGGATCTATATGTCCACCCGCGCCCGTAGAAATGCCCAAGTTGCACACAGCGAAACACAGGACATCTTTTAATGCATGAACCGGGTCGCATGAAGACTGCAATTTATGTACCCAGGAATTATCGCTATTGACATAATAAACCGTGGCCAGGTCGTACTCCTGGAGCTGACCGTCTACCATATGATGCACTATAAGTATTAGCGGCAAGTTCCGGCCTATGTAAGAGTGTTTTCATACCGCGAGGTGAAGGTACCAGACGTCGACGAATTGCCACAGTTCCATTCACTACCTTGAACACATGGGTCTACGGAGCCAGCCTGCCATGGACTCGGTCTGCCTCCGTTTCCTCATTGTCGTGTCCCTGTGGGCAGCCGCGGTGGTCAGCGCCCCGCCGCGCGGTGAGCCACTCCCATTTGATCCAGAGCTCGGAGGGATGTGGAACAGCAAGCAACTGACAGGTCGCGGATCTATCGCATAGATTGGCGGTTCCCAGGACTACTTGATGCGACGATCAGTGACATTCAGTGGGGCTTCGAGAAAGGATGCTTCAACTCAACCGACCTTGTCGAGGTAGATCTCTTATCAGGTTAATGGCGATCCGGGTGTGGGCTCACACTCATCAAATGGCAGGCATATCTCGAGCGAATTCAAGAAGTAAACGGGCGACTCCATCCTGTGACAGAGGAGAATCCAGATGCGCTGAGCATCGCAGCAGCTTTGGACATAGAGAGGGCTACAAAGGGCCCCAGAGGGTAAGCCTCACTATTTCGAGCTTGGTTGCCAGGTGTGGGTACTGATGCGCGTACCGCCAGCCCTTTACATGGTGTTCCTATTCTACTCAAGAACAACATTGCCACCAAAGACAAGATGAACAACACAGGTCAGACTAAAGCTACATTTGTTGGCCGTCGGCACGCACCTCGTTACCGCGCTAACTGTAGGAAGCTGGATCACATGCCTTGTTGGGAGCGAAGGTTCCTCGCGACTCAACCATAGCCCGGAAGCTTCGAGAGGCCGGCGCAATCATCCTCGGCAAGGCCAACATGAGCCAATGGTGCGGATGGCGCAGCGGAAACGGCACACACGGATGGTCATCGCACGGCGGCCAGACCATCGGCGCTTACTACCCCAACCAAGATCCGTGGGGAAGCtccagcggctgctgcgtAGCGGTGAGCGTgggcctggccgcggcggcggttggcaCCGAGACACAAGGATCGATCCTTTCTCCAGCGGGTCGAAACGGGGTTGTGGGCATCAAGGCGACGGTAGGACTCGTGTCGAGAGACATGGTGATTCCCGTCTCGGAGCACATGGACAGCGTCGGACCGATGGCACACACGGTGAAAGACGCAGCGCAAGTCCTGCAGGCcatcgtgggcgacgacccAAACGATAGGCACTCTTCGACGATCATGCCCACCATCCCCAACTACGTGGACGCTTGTCGGCTGCGAGACATTTCCCATATGCGCATTGGTGTGCCGTGGCATTTGATTCGTGAGGCGCCAGATGCGGCGTTGCCTCACGAGCTACAGTCCTTCGCCAAGATGCTGGCCATCTTTGAGGAAGCCGGGGCTCAGATCATCGAAACCAACATCCCAATGGCGAAGGAACTCCTGGAGGCCCAATCCATAGTGCCGTTTGCTGACTTCCCGGCCAACCTTGCCTCGTACTTGTCCCAGCTCACCGCCAACCCAAACAACATCAACACGCTAGAAGAACTGCGTGAATGGACGAGAAATAACCCGGTGGAGGAGTACCCTCAGCGTGACACCCTTCTATGGGATGCATCGCTGGAAGTGCAGGCCGACGAATGCGGCAGCGACACGAGCTGCTACGCGGCGGAAAAGGCGCAGTTCGAGCAACTGGTCGTTACGGGAGGACATTTCGCGCCCCTCGAGAGGGACAACCTAACGGCGATTGCCCTGCCGACTTCGATAGCGCCTTACTGGACGGCCATCACGGGAGCGCCAGCGATAACGCTGCCCATGGGATACTTCCCGGACGATGCGCCAGTCATCCAGAGCGACTCGGGCAATCTCGTGGACGTGGCGCCGGGCATACCAATGGGCATCAGCTTCCTTGGACGGAAATGGTCTGAATTCGATCTTATTGAGCTGGCGTACAACCTGGAAAGCCACACGCGGGtgaggcagcggcgcaggCTCATGGTCACTCCTTCGAAGGAGTTGAACCTCCCCAGAGCGTGCCGTAAGATCGGAACATAATTCCAGAGAGGAGTCCGAGCCACGAGAAAGCCAAATGGCCAAGTGTACTGGGCACCTGCCCTGCAGTGTAACATGCTTCAGTTGATGTTTAATAATTCAGTCACGGTCTTTATTAGAGAAACGTTATGAACTTTTGCGTGACTCGGTAGCACTATTTGTTTACTGTACGAGGTAAACGATGCCCCGGAGTTGAAGTCAAGCTTTACCACATAAGCCGGGCTTTCTGGCgttgcagcggcggctctgaGGAACTCCGTGCAATGTCAGTATGACGCCATAAATTGGGGGCGCCTATACACGAGTCGGAAGTTGCTCGTCCACCGTGCGAGCCAGAACCATTTCCCCAGACCTCCATCGCAGGCTTGGCCGGAGAGAAGGACGAAACGGCTTAATAAATCACTTGTATTGACGCTTTTTTTTTGGTAACTAATGACGCTTCCATCTGCGGGTCAAGTCTCCATGTGGCGGCGATACCCCTGTCTGCTTGCTGCGTAAAGCCGGCTCGGAAGCCCCCCGAatcgccgcgccgtcggcccgtCACCGAACAAAGAACTTCTGTACCTCTGCCGGCACATCGGCTCCTCAGCTCCGCATAAGCCGGGCGTCCCATTGTACCGCCGGGTCTGAGGCGCTTATTACCGGCAACATGATATTGCGATCTTACCAGGCAGCGGAGCCGCACGCCGTCGCTGAGAAATGGTAATGATGGCCAGGACGGGCTGCCCGCAATCCCGCACGGGTGGCCAGAAAAAGTATACGATGGCAAGCTGCATCACAGCCGCATTGCCCGTGGGGctggctcttcttcttcgtgTTGTAAGCGGGCGAGAATGCGAGGAGCAAAGATTGGACGAACGAGCGAAGAGACTTGTGGTCAAGATGTAAACCGGGCTCGTCGATCGCCAAGAGATCTGCGACGCCACCAACTTGTGCCTGGTTCTGCTCATCGCGCTCGTTCCTGCATTCGCGCGAAGCCATATTTGGCTCAATTATGGGATCGAGTCCAGCCGGACGAAATACTTGGCAAAGATAAAGGCCGAATACTATATATACTGCGCGCCcagcggcgacatggcgtCTCATGAAATCGTTCACTCGAATACTATTCATTGAGAAAAACAACCCTTCTATCTTATTCATCATGGTCTCTTTTCTGCTTCTGTTGTCCGTTGCGCTGCCATGCGTGTCAGCTGGAGCGACACCCTTTGATGGCATTCCCAGCGTTGGCGCGCTATATCACGGCGACATCAAGCAGCACTCCTGCAGCGCCAGCGTCATTGCTAGCAAGAACGGCAATGTGATTCTCACAGCGGGCCATTGCGTCAAGGGAACAGGAAAGGACCTCCATTTTGCCCCGGGATaccacgacggcaagacgccTTACGGGACGTaccccgtcaccgccgctTACGTCCACCCGGAATGGAACAAGGACCACAACATCAACCACGATTACGCTTTCCTCACCGTTGGGAAGGGCACACACAACGGAAAGTCGGTCACGGTTcagtccgtcgtcggcgggaaCAAGTTGGTCACCACGGCTGGCTACAAGAATACCATTGAGATCGTGGGTTACAACAGCGGCGAGCAGAAGCCCGTGCACTGCCGTGTCGGCACCTACGAAGCCAAGGCTGGTCAACTCGGCATCTCCTGCGGGCCCTTGAAGAGCGGCACGAGCGGATCTCCCTGGATCGCAGGCTACGATGCCAAGACGAAGCGCGGTAATGTCATTGGCAACACCGGAGGATGGCACACGGGCGGATGCTCGCCCAGCGTTTCGTACTCGTCCAAGTACGGATCCGGCACGCTCTCCGTGTTCAACAGAGCGAATGCTGGGGGCAATGGAGATAATGTCAAGGGCGGGGCTTCCAGCGGTTGCTAGAGGCCACATGAGGTGGAGGCTGGAGGCGAACTTTTCTTGTCATAGCCAACTGTGCGGCGATATGATCATTGTGCTACCATATACTGTACGTGTATATAGAGACACGTGACGTTGGCCTTTGTACTCTGGCGTGAACAACGAGACGCCTCAAACCGGCGCCAATTCAGTCTGAATACCTAACCTTTACAAAGTCTTCCGGGGTAACGCAGTGGAAGCTAAATGTGATTTTTGATGTTTGATTGCGTACGAGGTCGTGCAAGAGTATGATATCCCATTGAAGCACGGGCGCCTCGACCTCATGTTGCCGGGCTACAATCGGATGCTGCTGTTTCCCGCCTTGAACAGTCGCAACTGGGACAATACCATTAGTGGCGCGCTTTTGCAGCTCATCACGGTTCTCGATTCAAGCGCATGTGGAGTGAATGACAATGTGGTATGGTCACAAACATGCAGGCTGACATCTGGTGGTACTTGCATCTGGGAAAGTATGAATGTCCATGTGTATGGTGAAGACGAAATCGGTCATCACAAGCTTTTTGGTGTTCACGGCGCGGCACAGTCGTATCCGGATCAGCGTGCATGATTGCGCCAGGTCCAGTCGCGTGCGCCGGACACTGGCTAGAGTCGTTCGACACGAAAGCTCACCTGCACGGTTTAGGTACACGCCACAAGGACGTTTCGGTAGTTTCCGCGAGTCCACGACCTCGGGGGGTTGTCTTAGGGCCGCGAGGAAAATAAACACAATGCAGTGAGCGGGCCTGTAGGTGCATGTGGCTGTGGTGGGGATTCTgtggcagcgacgacgcttTGTTTTCTTGCATGGGCAGATGTCCTGAAAGGCTAAATGCCAACCCCTCCATGCTTCTTCATGCCACTTCGGCACGTCGCTTCATGTTCTACGTAGTAATAAATGCTTGTGTACAATGTTGGCGTGCTAGACGCGTCGCACCAGATGCAGTTGAGACACTGCAATCTTGGGGCTCAAAGTTAGGCTTCGGCGGCAAAGCATGcgtccgcccgcgccggagcACAGGGACTGCTTCCGCCGGCTATGTGTGTGGACGATGTCAGTAGAGACAATATGGCAAAGGAGCGGTCGAAGGACCGGTTGGTTCGGTTCAAGAACTAAGATCGATGCCCCGgcgtcatgccgccgccctgcataGCCGTCGGCACAAAGATCGGGCGAAATGGTCTTGGTCGCACCCAGAAAGCTGCACTCCCGCATCATAGGCATCCTGCGGCAGCGCTTTCCGGGGCGCCGATCGCAATGACTTTGGCAGCACCTTGTTGGGCCGCTTGTATTCCCTCCACTCTTCCCCCGCACCCCGTCGTATCACCACCCCCATATGTACTACAGACAACACAACGTGatgctagtagtagtacgtacgtagcaccAAGGTGATGATGGTTCGCGGGCATCTCCCCACTTCTCGCGGGCGGACGGTGTCTGACGCGGGGTTGCTTCGATGGGCTCCGCGGGTGCGGGCCGGGATTGTCtggcatgggcatggcatgggaAGTAGTATAAGATATGTCCGAGACCTGCGCGTTGATCGACGGTTTCCTTTCACAACATTCAATCTAAACGACGTGCTTTCCACGTTGCAAAAAGTTTGGCAAAGTCGAGCCAAGTTTgacccgcagcagcccacTACTTGCCGCGATGCGTCATTTCACAGTCAAGTCCGCTCTGCtgtccgccgtcggcctgctgctgccgggcccGGCCCAGGGACAACAGCAGTATGAAGCTCACAACCggacgcccgcgtcgtgccCGGACTACTTCGAGTACTCCAAGGAGCCCCACAAGCCATTGTCCGAggggcggctggcgctgccgttCATGAGGCCGAGCCCTGAGTGCCGGACGTTTAACAGCTCTGCCGTCGAGGTAACAAATTTACTTGCATCGCCAAGTTTGCCAAGCGTGCCGCGGGGGAAACGGCCCAACATCTGTTAGTATTCGTACGCCGTACTGACGCATCCCGCCCACAACAGAAAGTCATTCGAGACATCAAGTCCCGTCTCCAGGATCCTGATTTGGCTCGCCTTTTTGAGAACACCTTCGCCTCCACTCTCGACACGACGGTCAAGTATTTTGACCCCAAGATCAACCTGGCATTCATCGTCACGGGTGTAAGTCGCCTGGTCGCCGAAATATGGGGTTCATCTGGGCCGCGCACAAGGCTGACTCGAGTCCCCTTCAATTTAGGATATCACGTaggagcccgcccgccagaCTTTTTGTCGCAGTCCTTGCTGCTAACATGCATTGTAGCGCGCAGTGGTTGCGTGACACCAGCGGCCAGTTTGCACACTTGTACAGGCTGCTTCCGCACGACAAGAACCTCAAGGCTCTtgtcaaggccatcatcaatACCGAGGCGCGGTACATCTCGCAGTTCCCTTACTGCGGTGCGTGAAAAAACCTCGCAAGATTCGTCCATCTTCATAGAGTGTGTGCACTGACTGACATGCCATTACGTCGATGTAGGCGCGTTCCAGCCTCCGCCCGAGAGCGGACTGAAGCCTACTCTCAATGTAAGTGCCTCCAACCCGAACACTGTTAGGTGCGCGTGGGCGCCCTCCAAGGCATACATTCTGACATGATCATGCAGGACTATTCGCTCAATGTTCGAATTAACCCGTACGTTGCAACATGATCTCGCACTTCTCAATTGAATGCTTCACTCACGCCAACCGCCTTCAGGCCTGTTGACAACCAGACGGTCTTCGAGTGCAAGGTAAGTGAATCCTATCGGACCAAACGATAGACCGACACTAACTACGTCTCGTAGTACGAACTCGACTCGCTTGCTGGCTTCCTTAAGATCTCGAGGTCGTACTATGCAAACACCAAGGATGCAAGCTTCATAAACGACAACTGTACGTCAACGCCCTCGTTCCTTGTGTAGTTCCCACTATGTGTTTTCCGAATGTGACTCGCTGACGCGCTGGGATTTCAGGGCTGGCCGCAATGGACAAGATTACCACCGTGCTTCATGATCAGTCTCAGAGCAGCTGGAGCGATGACTTTGACTTTGTCAGCTACTTTAACTGGACCGGCCTGACGGGCTCTCTTTCGCCGCCGGTTCCCAATGGCGGTAACGGAGAACCGAAGCAGGCAAATGGCCTCGTCTCCTGCAGCCACCGGCCGTCCGACGATATTTGCGTCTTCAGTACGTAACCCCATCCTCTATCCCCGCTTTCGGCGCGCTAGGAGGCCATCTTCGTCGCGATGGAAGATTGGCGCCAAGCTAACGCGGCTAACTTGAACAGACTACATCACCTCCGATAATGCCATGATGGCCGTAGAGCTCAGCCACGTCTCCGACCTGCTCAACGCCGTCAAGAAGGAACGCGCGCTTTCGAGCAAGTTGGCGAAATATTCTGCCACGATTAGGAAGGCGGTTTGGCAACACACGCTGACCTCAAACGGCATCTTTGCCTACGAGACGAACGGGTTCGGCGGGCAGTACATCATGGATGACGCCAACGTGCCCAGCCTCGTCTCGCTACCGTACCTTGGCTTCCTGCCCCGCAACGACTCGACATACATCAAGACCAAGAAGGCCATGTTCTCGCGCGCGAACCCCTACTTTGCTATCGGCAAGGGCTTCAGCGGCATTGGGTAAGTTCAcagcccccccttcccccccgctttcccctccccccgtcctCATCCCCCACGAGGCCGCTCGTTCGTTCGTCTAATCGGGTTGATTGCTTCAGTGGGCCGCATGCCAATGCAACGCACCCGTGGCCCATGGCCCAGATTTCCGGTATctacggcaccgacgacgacgacgagatcaAGTCTCGCCTGTCGCTGATCCTGAAGAGCACGTCCGGACTGGGCCTCATCCACGAGAGCGTGAATATTTACAACGGCAGCGACTTCACCCGCCCGTGGTTCGCCTGGGCGAATAGCTACTTTGGCGAGATGATTCTTGACCTGGCGGAGAGGAAGCCCGGTCTCATCTTCAAGGACGACAAGCCGTATATTGTTGGCAAGTAATTTCAACACCCCATCAAATGTCATTGTAAATGGAATAGAAAGCATATACAATACTACATGTATTGCCTCGAAGTAGCCACGCGAAGAACATCCCCGTGACCCCCACAACCGTGGAAGTGGTCCACGCTATCGGAAGCGAATGACTTACACAGCCATTGAGAATACGCGTTTCTTCTGGCTTACTGCAACGTTGCGGCTCAGTGGGGTAATGATTTTCATTGTCATCAGCGGGGTCTGACAGGCGACGATCTCATCACCCGGTTCAAGGCGTCGAAAGTTGGGGGTCATTTGGGGTCAGCGTCTGCTCcgtgggcggtggtggcgggcaaTCCGGCTAGGCCAGGGGTCAGTCACATAGCCAGCCGGCTCGGCCATCGCCTCTCGCGATGGTGATTAGCCACGCGGTCCGCAGGCTTGCTGACCCAGAGCGGAGCATACGTCAACTACGATTGCGGGGAGCGAACGTTCTTTCTTGCGATTAAGTTTCGGATACCATCGTATAGCCCGTTGCGAACGGGCGCTCTACTATTGACGGGAAGGCCCGAAGGATCGTCGTTTACTGCCCCGAGCTCCATTTTTACGAATAAAAGACGTAAGCTGATGTTTTCTCATCTCAGTGGCAGGGTTGTTAGCTTTCTCTTGATTTTTGAGGCTCCCAATTTGCACAGGCTAGTCGGGTGGCCCTTGTCGTGCTACACGGTTCTGAGGCGTTTCCTGGCAGCGCTATAGATGGGGGACTGATGAGGGAGTAAGCCGGAGGATTCTTGAGGCGCCGGCCATCCGGCATCAACCTGGACTGGCGTGGGCGGCTTCTTTGGCTAGGACAATTCTTCTCCCCCACGAAGCCCTGGGCTGGTTCCGGCTGACAGGGAGACGAGTTGTTGgtccacgacgacgatgcgaggCCTTTACACGACGTCCGGTAAGTGGATTCAACGACATAATGGCGCGTCTTTTTACCAATTCGCGACAGCATGATTGGGATTCGTATAAATACATGAGTCCGTTGCCACGAGATAGAGCAATAAGGGGCCGGCTTCTCAGCGTTCATTCAAGCATTTCTCCTAGCCGTCTTGAACAAGAACACAAAAACTCAAGACAAGATGAAGGGCACCGCCGCAGTTCTCATCTCTGCCCTT
This region includes:
- a CDS encoding uncharacterized protein (COG:S~CAZy:GH125~EggNog:ENOG503NWZ6); translated protein: MHCSAQWLRDTSGQFAHLYRLLPHDKNLKALVKAIINTEARYISQFPYCGAFQPPPESGLKPTLNDYSLNVRINPPVDNQTVFECKYELDSLAGFLKISRSYYANTKDASFINDNWLAAMDKITTVLHDQSQSSWSDDFDFVSYFNWTGLTGSLSPPVPNGGNGEPKQANGLVSCSHRPSDDICVFNYITSDNAMMAVELSHVSDLLNAVKKERALSSKLAKYSATIRKAVWQHTLTSNGIFAYETNGFGGQYIMDDANVPSLVSLPYLGFLPRNDSTYIKTKKAMFSRANPYFAIGKGFSGIGGPHANATHPWPMAQISGIYGTDDDDEIKSRLSLILKSTSGLGLIHESVNIYNGSDFTRPWFAWANSYFGEMILDLAERKPGLIFKDDKPYIVGK
- a CDS encoding Amidase (COG:J~SECRETED:SignalP(1-21~SECRETED:cutsite=VVS-AP~SECRETED:prob=0.6335)~EggNog:ENOG503NXMQ), producing MDSVCLRFLIVVSLWAAAVVSAPPRDWRFPGLLDATISDIQWGFEKGCFNSTDLVEAYLERIQEVNGRLHPVTEENPDALSIAAALDIERATKGPRGPLHGVPILLKNNIATKDKMNNTAGSHALLGAKVPRDSTIARKLREAGAIILGKANMSQWCGWRSGNGTHGWSSHGGQTIGAYYPNQDPWGSSSGCCVAVSVGLAAAAVGTETQGSILSPAGRNGVVGIKATVGLVSRDMVIPVSEHMDSVGPMAHTVKDAAQVLQAIVGDDPNDRHSSTIMPTIPNYVDACRLRDISHMRIGVPWHLIREAPDAALPHELQSFAKMLAIFEEAGAQIIETNIPMAKELLEAQSIVPFADFPANLASYLSQLTANPNNINTLEELREWTRNNPVEEYPQRDTLLWDASLEVQADECGSDTSCYAAEKAQFEQLVVTGGHFAPLERDNLTAIALPTSIAPYWTAITGAPAITLPMGYFPDDAPVIQSDSGNLVDVAPGIPMGISFLGRKWSEFDLIELAYNLESHTRVRQRRRLMVTPSKELNLPRACRKIGT
- a CDS encoding uncharacterized protein (COG:S~SECRETED:SignalP(1-17~SECRETED:cutsite=VSA-GA~SECRETED:prob=0.4352)~MEROPS:MER0133866~EggNog:ENOG503PT3H), with product MVSFLLLLSVALPCVSAGATPFDGIPSVGALYHGDIKQHSCSASVIASKNGNVILTAGHCVKGTGKDLHFAPGYHDGKTPYGTYPVTAAYVHPEWNKDHNINHDYAFLTVGKGTHNGKSVTVQSVVGGNKLVTTAGYKNTIEIVGYNSGEQKPVHCRVGTYEAKAGQLGISCGPLKSGTSGSPWIAGYDAKTKRGNVIGNTGGWHTGGCSPSVSYSSKYGSGTLSVFNRANAGGNGDNVKGGASSGC
- a CDS encoding uncharacterized protein (COG:S~SECRETED:SignalP(1-24~SECRETED:cutsite=AQG-QQ~SECRETED:prob=0.9718)~EggNog:ENOG503NWZ6), which encodes MRHFTVKSALLSAVGLLLPGPAQGQQQYEAHNRTPASCPDYFEYSKEPHKPLSEGRLALPFMRPSPECRTFNSSAVEKVIRDIKSRLQDPDLARLFENTFASTLDTTVKYFDPKINLAFIVTGDIT